Sequence from the Nocardiopsis sp. YSL2 genome:
CATGCAGGTGGCCGCCGCCGGGACCGGCGTGTGGCTGTCCGACGGCGGTAGCAACGTCCTACCGGTGGGCAGCCGCCAGGAGGTCCACGACGCGTGGGACCTGCACGCCGCACTGGTCCGCCGTTCGCTGGAGCGCGGCTTCTACCAGGGCTGGGACGTGCACCCCCACCAGCTCCCCATGCGCTTCCTGGCCACCTACGCCTTCTACCGCCAGGCCTTCGTGCCCGCCGCCGACCGGCTCAAGGCCTACTTCGGAGCCGTCGCCGGTGGTGTGATGGACGAGCCCGCCACCGCGCAGGCGCTGGCGTCGGCTCTGGTCAACGGTCTGCGCTGCGGTGCGCTGGACGAGACCGAGATCGCTGAGCGCACGGGGACGGACACCGCCACACTGGTGGCCCTGGCCACGCGCCGTATCGGACAGGAGAACGCATGACCCACTACGACCTCCTCATTCGCGCCGCGCGCGCCGTCACCCCCGACGGTGAGCGTGCGGTGACCGTGGCCGTCTCCGGGGGCCGGACCGCCGCGGTCCTGCCCGGCGCCGACGCGTCCGCCTCCGGAGCCCGGGAGATCGTCCTGTCCGAGGACGAGGTCCTGCTGCCCGGGCTGGTCGACTCCCACGTGCACGTCAACGAGCCCGGCCGCACCGAGTGGGAGGGCTTCGCGAGCGCCACGCGTGCCGCCGCACTGGGCGGGGTGACCACCATCGTGGACATGCCGCTCAACAGCGTGCCGCCGACCACCACGGTCGAGGGGCTGGCAGCCAAGCGCGCGGTGGCGCGCGAGCGCGTCAGTGTCGACGTCGGCTTCTGGGGCGGCGCCGTCCCGGAGAACTCCCAGCCGGGGGAGACCAAGGAGCTCGCCGCCCTGCACGAGCAGGGCGTGTACGGGTTCAAGGCGTTCCTGTCCCCGTCCGGCGTGGACGAGTTCGGGCACCTGTCCGCCGCGGAGCTGGCGACCGCGATGGAGGCCATCGGGGACTTCGGTGGCCAGATCATCGTGCACGCCGAGGATCCCGGGGTTCTGGACGGCGCCCCGGCCGCGCACGGCCGCGACTACGCGGACTTCCTGGCCTCGCGCCCGGACGAGGCCGAGCACGCGGCCATCGCGCTGGTGATCGAGACCGCGCGGCGCACGGGGACGCGCGCGCACGTGCTCCACCTGTCCAGCGCGTCGGCGCTGCCGCTGATCTCCCAGGCCAGGGCCGACGGCGTGCCGCTGACCGTGGAGACCTGCCCGCACTACCTGACGCTCGCGGCGGAGACGATCCCGGACGGGGCCACGCAGTACAAGTGCTGCCCGCCCATCCGTTCCTCGGCCAACCGCGACCTGCTGTGGCGGGCGCTGATGGACGGCCTGATCGACTGCGTGGTCAGCGACCACTCGCCCAGCACCGCGGATCTGAAGGACCTGGACACCGGCGACTTCGGGACCGCCTGGGGCGGTGTGTCCGGACTCCAGGTGGGCTTCTCCGCGGTCTGGTCCGAGGCGCGCCGTCGGGGGGCGACCCTCGTCGACATGGTGCGCTGGATGGCGGAGGGCCCGACCCGGGTCGCGGGGCTACGGGGCAAGGGCGCCATCGCGGAGGGCAACGACGCGGACTTCGCGATCGTGGCGCCGGACGAGACGATCCGGGTGGACGTGCGCGAGCTCGCGCACAAGAACCCCGTGAGCGCCTACGACGGTGCCGAGCTCCAGGGGCGGGTGCGCCGCACCCTGCTGCGCGGCGAGGAGATCGACCTCGCGCAGCCGAGGGGCCACCTGCTCGCCCGCGACTGACTCCGAGGACCCGGCCCCGGGCACCGAAGGGGTGTCCGGGGGTTCGCCCAAAGTGGTCAATCCGCTACACGCAATTCGTTCTGTCCGGTCACCCTGGCGATGGTTTCGAAGTCCTTGTCGTTGTGGACGAGGGTGAGCCCTTTGAGCTCCGCGCAGGCGGCCACCACGAGGTCGACCGGTCCAGCACTACGGTGTTCACCTCGGGAAGTGAGTTCCTTCTGAACCTCCCAAGCCCGCCGGTAGTCGCGGTCATCTGGATCGATGGGGAATAGAAGCCGGTTGAGGAGAGATACTGCCCGTTCCCGATCCTTGGCCGATCGCGCCGTGTACAGGATCTCCAGTTCAGTCAGTGGGCACACGGCGACCAGACCCTGCACCAGGGCCTGGTCCCACCTCCGGTTTTCCTCGGGACGCGCGAAGATGCGCACAAGAGCGCTCGTATCGATGAGGTAGTGGGCAGGGGTCACGTCTGACGTCCCGACATGTTCGAGAGGAGGTCGAGGTCGAGGGCACCGTCGGCTACGAGATCGCGCATCTCCGCCAAGGCCACGGCGCGGTCCAGCCTCTCCACGGTCTCCCTGAGAGCGGTGTTCACCGTGTCCTTCTTGGTCTTGGTGCCCAGAAGCTCAGCGGCTCTGTTCAGAGCCTTGTCGTCGATGTCGATCAGGACCTTCGTCATGACTGCCTCCTGTATATAGGTCTCTATGAGTAGTATATACGAAGGCCCGGGGTGTGCTTGAGTTGGCCGCGGCCCCGGGCACCGTGGGGTGTCCGGGGCCGCAGGGGGGGCGCTCGGTCAGGAGCAGTACGCCTCCTCCTCGCCGATGATGCGGTAGGGGCAGTCGGCGTAGTCGAGCAGCCGCAGGACGGCCTCCCGGTTGCGGGAGGTCTCGCGGTCGATCACGGACGAGGGCGGGTAGAAGCCGCCGCCCCACCAACTGCTGGGATACATCTCGTAGGTGAAGTTCACGATGCGCTGGTCGCCCCAGAGCCAGTCGTTGATCGTCCCGTCGGTGATGTACAGGTCGCTGGACTGCTGCGGCGTGTACCCGTTGGCGTCGGCCATGTGGGTGCCCAGGGCGGCGTGGGTGTCGTATTCCTCCCGCGTCATGCCGTTGGCGGTCTCGTCGTAGGTGTAGCCGTAGGGCCACAGGATGAGCTCGCTGTAGGTGTGGAAGTCGATGGCGGCGGTGATCTGCTGTTCGCCGCCGACCACCCGGCCGCGCACGAAGTCCGCGACCGCCGACACCTCGGGCGCCGACTCCGGGGCAGGGCCGCGGTAGGTGCTGCTGGACGGGCTGCCGGAGGAGCCGTTGCAGCAGCCCCACAGGTAGTCCCAGTTGCGGTTCATGTCGGTGCCCACGGCGGAGGACCCCTGGTTGGGCTGGCGGTTCTTGCGCCAGTTGCGCCAGTTGGAGCCCGCCATGTCGTACTCGGAGCCGTCGGGGTTGACGTTGGGCAGGATCCAGATCTCCCGGGAGTCCACCAGGTCCGTGATCCGCGCGTCGCTGCCGTACTCGTCGGTCAGCAGCCGCATCAGGTAGACGGCCATCTCCACGGTCAGGTGCTCGCGGGCGTGCTGGGAGTGTGTGAACAGGACCTCGGGCTCGTCCTCGTCCACGCCGGCGTTGTCGCTGATCTTGACCGCGACCAGGTCCCGGCCCTCGTACGACTGCCCGACGACGGACTGCTCCACGATACCGGGGTGGGCGGCGGCCACCCCGTCGATGGTCTCGCGCAGTTCGTCGAAGGTGGTGTAGCCCTCGTCCGGTGCGAGCGGGCGCACCGGCGAGGGGGTGATCTCCGTCAGTTCGTGGCCGAGGTCGGCGAGGGCCTCCGCTTCGGAGCGTGTGGCGGTGACGACGACGGAGTCGTCGCGGACCTCGTCGATGGCGGCGCCGGTCGCGGCGACCGCCGTGCGTTCCTCGGGCGTGTTCGGCCCGTGGACCTCGAACAGTCCGGGGTCTGTGGCGGCGCCGGCGCCCGTGGGGCCGAGGAGCCCCAGCGTCAGCGCGGCGAGGGTGAGGGGAAGAAGGGTTCGTCGGACGAGCGTGGCTCTCACGAGGCCTCCGGGGGAGCGGGGTCGAGGCGTCGAATACCTGACGGTCATTGGAAGAGAGCGCCCTACACATTGTCAATGTGTATGACTATGCGTGACTCACGTGGCGGAATGCCTTGTTTGCGGAGCCGCGCAGGTGAAGCCCGCTTGACTCGCGGGTCAACGTGAACACGCTGTGGCCGGATGTGGCCACAGCGTGATCACGGTCGGTCGTCGGCCCGGTCCCGGCCGCGCACCGCTCAGGCGCGCTCGGGGACCGACGGCTCGCCGAGCGCCCGGTGGACCGCCTCCGAGAGCATCCACTCGTGCCCGTGGGACCACTCGTGCTCCAGGGCCGCGTCCCCCAGCAGTCCGCGCACGGCGGTGGTGATCCGATCGACGTCGAAGCGCTCGGCCGCGGGCAGGGGGGCACCCGTCTCCTCCCGGGCCCGGGCGGCGGCGCCCAGCAGCCGGGCCGCGCGCACCCCCTCGCCGACCAGGGCGTCCGCCCCCGCCAGACCCTCCAACGCCATGGCGACCGCGCGCGGGTCGCGGGCGAGCCGGGCGCACTCCAGGCCCTGCTCGTGCAGCTTCCGGGCTCCGGTCGCGTCGCCGCGCGCCTCGGCGCACATGCCCAGCTCGGCGAGGGCGAAGGCCTGCCCCGGCCGGTAGCCTTCCCGGCGGTGGGCGGCCAGGATCTCGCGCAGGTACCGCTCGGCCTCCTCCGGTCGGCCGCGCCGCCGCGCTGTCATCGCCAGACCACCGCGCACGAACAGCACCTTGCTGTTGAAGGCCTGCTCTCCGGATACGCGCAGCGCGCGGTGGTTGTACTCGTCGGCCAGCGCGAAGTCGCCGGTGAGCATGTGCACACGCGCCAGGCGGGTCAGCTCCTCCACGACCACGGTCCACAGTCCGATCCGTTCGGCGTGGTCCAGCGCCGCGCGGTGCAGGTCGGCGGCCTCCTCGTAGGAGCCCTCGATCTCGGCCAGGATTCCGAGCAGTCCGCACGAGCGGACCTGGCCCCACGGCTCCGCCAGCGCGACGAAGTGCTCCAGGCTCTCCCGGCCGTACCGGCGCGCCTCGGCCAGTTCGCTGTGCCGCATCGCCCACCAACCGCACAGGTTCTGCGCGAAGGCCTGCCACCACAGCTCACCGGACGACTCGAAGACGCGGGAGGCCTCCTCCACGACCTTCCTCGGTGAGCGCACGGGTGCCGAGGGGCCGTCCACGGCCGACGTCATGCACACGAGGACGGTGCGGACCCTGGACGGCAGGAGCGGGTCGCCGGAGCGCTCCGCGAGGGCGACCGCCTGGTGCGCGAGGTCCTGGAGAGCGGTGTGGGGGCTTTCGGTGAAGGCGAGCGAGAACCGCCAGAGCAGGGCGACGGCGCGTTCGGCGTCGGTGGCCGGGCCGGGCGCCGCCAGGGCCCGTGCCAGCAGCCGGCCGCCCTCGCGGTAGCGGCCGCGCAGGAACCAGGACCAGCCCAGGGAACCGGTGATGCGCAGCGCCAGGCCCGCGTCCCCGCTGTCGGCCGCCCACTCCGCGGCGGCCCGGACGTTGGCCGCGTCCCGCTCCATGTGGTCCAGGGACCGGCCGATGTCCGCGGTGAGGGCGAGCGGGTCGCATCGTGTCAGCCGATCGGCGGTGTGGTGGGCGTGGCGGCGCCGGGCCTCGGGCTCGGCCCCGGACTCGGCCAGCTTCTGGCGCGCGAAGACGCGGATCGTCTCCAGCAGCCGGAAGCAGGTGCCCTCGCGGTTCTGCTGGGCCACGACCAGGGACCGGTCGACGAGTGCGGCCAGCACACCGGCCGCGTCGGCGGTCTCCACCCGCCCCCCGCCGGGCAGGGGCCCGACCGCCACGGCCTCGGCCGCCTCCAGCGAGAACGATCCGACCTGGACCGACAGCCGGCCCAGCACGGCGCGCTCGGCCTCGGTCAGCAGCCGCCAGCTCCAGTCGACCATCGCGCGCAGGGTCTGCTGGCGCTCGTGCAGACC
This genomic interval carries:
- the allB gene encoding allantoinase AllB: MTHYDLLIRAARAVTPDGERAVTVAVSGGRTAAVLPGADASASGAREIVLSEDEVLLPGLVDSHVHVNEPGRTEWEGFASATRAAALGGVTTIVDMPLNSVPPTTTVEGLAAKRAVARERVSVDVGFWGGAVPENSQPGETKELAALHEQGVYGFKAFLSPSGVDEFGHLSAAELATAMEAIGDFGGQIIVHAEDPGVLDGAPAAHGRDYADFLASRPDEAEHAAIALVIETARRTGTRAHVLHLSSASALPLISQARADGVPLTVETCPHYLTLAAETIPDGATQYKCCPPIRSSANRDLLWRALMDGLIDCVVSDHSPSTADLKDLDTGDFGTAWGGVSGLQVGFSAVWSEARRRGATLVDMVRWMAEGPTRVAGLRGKGAIAEGNDADFAIVAPDETIRVDVRELAHKNPVSAYDGAELQGRVRRTLLRGEEIDLAQPRGHLLARD
- a CDS encoding PIN domain nuclease translates to MTPAHYLIDTSALVRIFARPEENRRWDQALVQGLVAVCPLTELEILYTARSAKDRERAVSLLNRLLFPIDPDDRDYRRAWEVQKELTSRGEHRSAGPVDLVVAACAELKGLTLVHNDKDFETIARVTGQNELRVAD
- a CDS encoding type II toxin-antitoxin system VapB family antitoxin, whose product is MTKVLIDIDDKALNRAAELLGTKTKKDTVNTALRETVERLDRAVALAEMRDLVADGALDLDLLSNMSGRQT
- a CDS encoding M14 family metallopeptidase; translation: MRATLVRRTLLPLTLAALTLGLLGPTGAGAATDPGLFEVHGPNTPEERTAVAATGAAIDEVRDDSVVVTATRSEAEALADLGHELTEITPSPVRPLAPDEGYTTFDELRETIDGVAAAHPGIVEQSVVGQSYEGRDLVAVKISDNAGVDEDEPEVLFTHSQHAREHLTVEMAVYLMRLLTDEYGSDARITDLVDSREIWILPNVNPDGSEYDMAGSNWRNWRKNRQPNQGSSAVGTDMNRNWDYLWGCCNGSSGSPSSSTYRGPAPESAPEVSAVADFVRGRVVGGEQQITAAIDFHTYSELILWPYGYTYDETANGMTREEYDTHAALGTHMADANGYTPQQSSDLYITDGTINDWLWGDQRIVNFTYEMYPSSWWGGGFYPPSSVIDRETSRNREAVLRLLDYADCPYRIIGEEEAYCS
- a CDS encoding BTAD domain-containing putative transcriptional regulator — translated: MRFGVLGQLAVWTGGDEPVRVPGAKVRALLAHLLVHRGTSVSADRLAAELWDQPEHDTSAALQTAVSRLRGALERAEAGARGRVESGPSGYRLRVDPGQVDADRFEDLVARARGADPAEAAALLGQALDLWRGPALADHADAPFAAPAIGRWEEMRLTALEDRARARLDLGEDAALVAELDELLGAEPLRERLRAAHMLALYRSGRQTEALESYRRGRELLAGEIGVEPGPELVRLHERILAQSPDLDRTAALVPASAPATAPTTAPGGSAAPASAASGAVGLPVPLTDVVGRQESARRLLEDLRRFRLVTLVGPGGVGKTTLALSALSAGSAESPVWFVELVGRAPEATTPDDVADAVAEAMGLHDEGDGSGAGGQAPGRSSAERLAASLGTQPALLVLDNCEHVTAPVAALAVRLLRAAPGLRMLATSREPLGVPGERLHQVRPLRAPCDHSPAEMAGSDAVELFTRRVAASLPSFTLDEDNAEAVATICRRLDGLPLALELAAARVRSLGVRELATRLGDRFQLLGGGGAGLHERQQTLRAMVDWSWRLLTEAERAVLGRLSVQVGSFSLEAAEAVAVGPLPGGGRVETADAAGVLAALVDRSLVVAQQNREGTCFRLLETIRVFARQKLAESGAEPEARRRHAHHTADRLTRCDPLALTADIGRSLDHMERDAANVRAAAEWAADSGDAGLALRITGSLGWSWFLRGRYREGGRLLARALAAPGPATDAERAVALLWRFSLAFTESPHTALQDLAHQAVALAERSGDPLLPSRVRTVLVCMTSAVDGPSAPVRSPRKVVEEASRVFESSGELWWQAFAQNLCGWWAMRHSELAEARRYGRESLEHFVALAEPWGQVRSCGLLGILAEIEGSYEEAADLHRAALDHAERIGLWTVVVEELTRLARVHMLTGDFALADEYNHRALRVSGEQAFNSKVLFVRGGLAMTARRRGRPEEAERYLREILAAHRREGYRPGQAFALAELGMCAEARGDATGARKLHEQGLECARLARDPRAVAMALEGLAGADALVGEGVRAARLLGAAARAREETGAPLPAAERFDVDRITTAVRGLLGDAALEHEWSHGHEWMLSEAVHRALGEPSVPERA